A window of Mucilaginibacter paludis DSM 18603 contains these coding sequences:
- a CDS encoding AlbA family DNA-binding domain-containing protein, producing the protein MTYSNLYFGKDLATITYEDVRRYFEDDKDESDKIEYKSYHASDQVNHVEREKGIIKTIVALLNSEGGIIIWGAPLGSVVEGKKEKIFTGELSPLDRLIEKDAFINRITDLITPAPRGVNFHRVQNGSQFIYIIEVQQSDYSPHQYQNNYFMRLDGQTKIAPHHYIEALFRKVTFPKLEGYVVIDQIYYENHKYNIQLSVRLFNKSKLQNEHNIYYRLYIKPGTFLSYRNGLPNRDFISAHELAIQDAKPVLYYNEPLLAGHKIWVMDREVAITENEIQFILFFGGKQSPLMVSEYSYRLNENNEPELLLIKENKFMHEISDERPGSEAEKMRIALGR; encoded by the coding sequence ATGACCTATTCGAATTTGTATTTTGGAAAAGACCTGGCAACTATTACTTACGAGGATGTCAGGCGTTATTTTGAAGACGATAAAGATGAGTCTGATAAAATTGAATACAAGTCTTACCACGCATCTGATCAAGTTAACCATGTTGAAAGAGAAAAAGGCATCATCAAAACCATCGTTGCATTATTGAACTCAGAGGGAGGTATTATCATATGGGGCGCTCCTTTGGGTTCAGTTGTTGAAGGTAAAAAAGAAAAAATCTTCACCGGAGAATTATCGCCACTGGACAGGCTGATCGAAAAAGATGCTTTTATAAACCGGATAACAGATTTGATCACACCCGCTCCCCGCGGAGTAAACTTTCACAGGGTACAGAACGGCTCGCAGTTTATCTACATTATAGAGGTTCAGCAAAGTGATTATTCCCCGCATCAATACCAGAACAACTATTTTATGCGGCTGGACGGGCAAACTAAAATTGCCCCACATCATTATATAGAGGCATTATTTCGGAAAGTAACTTTTCCGAAACTGGAAGGGTATGTTGTTATTGACCAAATTTATTATGAAAATCATAAGTACAACATACAGTTGTCGGTCAGGTTATTTAACAAATCAAAATTGCAGAATGAACACAATATTTATTACAGGCTCTATATCAAACCGGGAACATTTCTTTCCTACAGGAATGGGTTGCCAAACCGTGATTTTATCTCCGCACATGAATTAGCCATTCAAGATGCAAAACCTGTTTTATATTATAACGAGCCTTTGCTGGCTGGACATAAAATTTGGGTTATGGACAGGGAGGTTGCGATAACTGAAAACGAAATCCAGTTCATTTTATTTTTTGGAGGGAAACAATCACCGCTAATGGTCTCTGAATATAGTTATAGATTGAATGAAAATAACGAACCCGAACTATTGCTAATTAAGGAAAACAAGTTCATGCACGAAATTAGCGACGAACGTCCAGGCAGTGAGGCTGAAAAGATGCGCATTGCTTTGGGGCGGTGA
- a CDS encoding FecR family protein — MSANEDHFKKLLDKYALRQASPEEVEELFALIKDSGHDEDLQRLLVAVLENTNPVNGEEQLWNSQFDQLLATAKSREAAEENQVRPFAWRRLAIAVCVLLLISVSGYLLLKRGSLGKQEMAQVEKQDFLPGGNKAILTLSNGKQIVLTNAKNGRLANQAGMSVNKTGDGKVVYQPADNASDVPEKIEYNTYSTPKGGQFQVVLPDGSHVWLNDASSIRFPVNFAGNERLVSITGEVYFEVAHNKAKPFKVTVNGQTVEVLGTHFNINSYSDEPALKTTLLEGSVRVAKGANIAVLKPGEQSLTTEGNTNISIEKDVDTDEEIAWKNGFFQIKGADLQTIMRQAARWYDVDIEYQGEIPQRSFTGKINRSVNASKFLEALGFFDVHFQIQGKKIIVKS, encoded by the coding sequence ATGTCAGCTAACGAAGATCATTTCAAAAAATTACTGGATAAATATGCTTTAAGGCAAGCTTCCCCTGAAGAAGTGGAGGAGCTTTTTGCGCTGATCAAAGACAGCGGTCATGATGAAGATCTGCAACGACTATTAGTTGCGGTATTGGAAAATACAAACCCGGTCAACGGTGAGGAGCAGCTTTGGAACAGCCAGTTTGATCAGCTATTAGCTACTGCAAAAAGCCGGGAGGCAGCGGAAGAAAATCAAGTGAGGCCATTTGCATGGCGCAGGCTGGCCATTGCGGTCTGTGTCTTGTTGCTAATCTCTGTAAGTGGCTACCTGCTGTTAAAACGAGGAAGCCTAGGGAAACAGGAAATGGCGCAGGTTGAAAAGCAGGATTTCTTACCGGGTGGGAATAAAGCCATACTAACGCTTTCTAATGGAAAACAGATCGTTTTGACCAACGCAAAGAATGGCAGGCTGGCGAACCAGGCCGGGATGAGCGTGAATAAAACGGGCGATGGTAAGGTCGTTTATCAGCCTGCTGACAATGCCAGCGATGTCCCTGAAAAAATCGAATACAATACTTACAGCACGCCTAAGGGCGGTCAGTTCCAGGTGGTATTACCTGATGGCAGCCATGTTTGGCTGAACGATGCTTCATCGATCCGGTTCCCGGTAAATTTTGCGGGTAATGAAAGATTAGTGAGTATAACCGGTGAGGTTTATTTTGAAGTGGCCCATAACAAAGCCAAGCCATTCAAAGTAACCGTTAACGGACAGACCGTAGAGGTGTTGGGCACGCATTTCAATATCAATAGTTACAGCGATGAGCCTGCTTTAAAAACCACGCTGCTAGAGGGCAGCGTTCGTGTTGCCAAAGGCGCAAATATTGCTGTCTTGAAACCGGGCGAGCAATCCTTGACAACTGAAGGAAACACTAATATCAGTATAGAAAAAGATGTGGATACCGATGAAGAAATAGCCTGGAAAAATGGGTTCTTCCAAATTAAGGGGGCTGATCTTCAAACGATCATGCGGCAGGCTGCGCGCTGGTACGATGTGGATATTGAATACCAGGGTGAAATACCGCAACGGTCATTTACAGGGAAGATCAACCGAAGCGTGAACGCATCCAAATTCCTGGAAGCGCTTGGTTTCTTTGATGTGCATTTCCAGATTCAAGGCAAGAAAATTATAGTAAAATCCTAA
- a CDS encoding mobilization protein has translation MPRKKAADHEELFIVPVRTRVTKATAERLEKLRTFSDCRSIGELARRILSGGTITVFHKDASMDGVMEQLVLIRRELKAIGINMNQVTKSYHQSRDENTKAFYALKLAAQYQEAATRIALLLSLISQLSKKWLAK, from the coding sequence ATGCCGAGGAAGAAAGCAGCCGATCATGAAGAACTTTTTATTGTGCCGGTAAGGACGCGTGTCACAAAAGCTACCGCAGAGCGGCTGGAAAAATTACGCACATTCAGCGATTGTCGTTCCATAGGCGAACTAGCAAGGCGCATCCTATCGGGCGGCACCATCACGGTATTTCACAAGGATGCCAGCATGGACGGCGTGATGGAGCAATTGGTACTAATACGCCGGGAACTCAAAGCTATCGGCATCAATATGAACCAGGTCACCAAGAGTTATCACCAAAGCCGTGACGAAAATACCAAAGCATTTTACGCCCTGAAATTGGCGGCGCAATACCAGGAGGCGGCGACCCGAATCGCTTTGCTTTTATCGCTCATTTCACAACTCTCCAAAAAATGGTTGGCAAAATAA
- the mobC gene encoding conjugal transfer protein MobC, which yields MQTGEDIHGIRKIMDFTRFGSMLLLAIHFYSSCYQGFAEWHLTSLLSDRILANLLKIGLFKTTLAVKSSSLLLLAVSLIGVRGRKDDKIQVKALLSYIVLGLVLYANAGLILYTGLTAQTMTITYIGVTIAGYLLILSGGAQLSRLIKLNLFKDIFNKANETFPQQEELLENDYSINLPARYTLKNKIRSSWINIINPFRGLLVIGTPGAGKSYFIIRHIITQHIKKGFTMFLYDFKFDDLTRIAYNTLLKHHHGYQVKPQFYVINFDDLNRTHRCNPLEPQSMEDLTDATEASRAIMLGLNREWIRKQGDFFVESPINFVTAIIWFLRKYKDGKYCTLPHVIELMQAEYAVLFPLLKTEPEVEVLINPFVSAFDNEAMEQLEGQVASAKIGLARLASPKIYYVLSGNDFTLDINNPAEPKIVCVGNNPQKLQTYGAVLSLFFAKALKLVNRKHQLPCSIIADEFPTIYFNNPETVIATGRSNRLATTFAVQDNSQLKKDYGREQAEVIMNIPGNVICGQANGDTAKQLSERFGKIMQQRESVSINSQDTSVSRSTQLEASIPPSAISALSSGEFVGMVADDPNQKITLKVFHAEIVNDHEAIAKEEAAYQPLPEIQKVSAAMVRENYERIKLEVQEIIQDHLATVQEEIKNSMVDFEVLIPAAADQKVRKHLFQILYKIKETDGLTLKESLLAFDLEKETAVKDLKLLKDAGLLKFSGANKTGKYKLTDKGGAYVTAKQDLTNP from the coding sequence ATGCAAACAGGCGAAGATATACACGGAATACGCAAGATCATGGATTTTACTCGCTTTGGCAGTATGTTGCTACTGGCCATCCATTTCTATAGTAGCTGCTACCAGGGTTTTGCAGAGTGGCACCTCACATCCTTACTGAGCGACCGTATCCTGGCAAACCTCCTCAAAATTGGCCTGTTCAAAACTACGCTGGCCGTTAAAAGCAGCAGCCTGTTATTATTGGCTGTTTCCCTGATCGGTGTGCGAGGCCGTAAGGATGATAAGATACAGGTAAAGGCTTTGCTAAGCTATATTGTATTGGGACTGGTATTATATGCGAATGCCGGATTGATTTTATATACCGGTTTGACAGCGCAAACCATGACGATCACCTATATCGGTGTTACCATTGCCGGTTACTTATTGATTTTGAGCGGAGGCGCTCAACTGTCCCGACTTATCAAACTAAACTTATTTAAGGATATTTTCAATAAAGCCAATGAGACTTTTCCGCAGCAGGAAGAATTGCTCGAAAACGACTATTCCATCAACCTGCCGGCACGCTATACCTTAAAAAATAAGATCAGGAGCAGTTGGATCAATATTATCAACCCGTTCAGGGGACTGTTAGTGATAGGCACACCCGGTGCCGGTAAGTCCTATTTTATTATCCGTCACATTATTACGCAGCATATTAAAAAGGGCTTTACCATGTTCCTCTATGATTTTAAGTTTGATGATCTGACCAGGATCGCTTATAATACCTTATTGAAACACCATCATGGTTACCAGGTTAAGCCACAATTTTATGTCATTAATTTTGACGACCTCAACAGGACACACCGTTGCAATCCATTGGAACCGCAAAGCATGGAAGACCTGACCGATGCGACCGAGGCCAGCCGGGCGATCATGCTGGGTTTGAACCGAGAATGGATACGCAAGCAGGGCGATTTCTTTGTCGAGTCGCCTATTAATTTTGTGACGGCTATTATCTGGTTCCTGCGAAAATATAAGGATGGTAAGTATTGCACATTGCCGCACGTCATTGAGCTGATGCAGGCGGAATATGCAGTATTATTCCCACTATTAAAGACCGAGCCGGAGGTGGAAGTGTTGATCAATCCTTTTGTTTCTGCTTTTGACAATGAAGCGATGGAGCAACTCGAAGGCCAGGTAGCCAGCGCAAAGATTGGTCTGGCGCGTTTGGCATCTCCTAAGATTTACTATGTGCTTTCGGGCAATGATTTTACGTTAGATATTAATAATCCGGCTGAACCAAAGATCGTTTGTGTGGGTAATAACCCGCAGAAGTTGCAGACCTATGGCGCAGTATTATCCCTGTTCTTTGCTAAGGCACTGAAACTGGTGAACCGCAAACACCAACTGCCGTGCAGCATTATTGCCGACGAATTTCCCACCATCTATTTTAATAACCCGGAAACCGTGATCGCGACAGGCCGTTCCAATCGGCTGGCAACTACTTTTGCTGTACAGGATAACAGCCAATTAAAAAAAGATTATGGACGCGAACAGGCAGAAGTCATTATGAATATTCCGGGTAATGTGATTTGCGGACAGGCGAACGGTGATACGGCTAAACAGCTTTCGGAGCGCTTCGGCAAGATCATGCAGCAAAGGGAAAGTGTGTCCATTAACAGTCAGGATACTTCAGTGAGCCGTTCAACACAATTAGAGGCCTCTATTCCGCCATCGGCCATATCGGCGCTTTCATCCGGTGAATTTGTAGGAATGGTGGCGGACGACCCCAACCAAAAGATTACTTTAAAAGTCTTTCATGCGGAGATCGTTAATGACCATGAAGCCATCGCGAAAGAGGAAGCGGCCTACCAGCCATTACCGGAGATACAAAAAGTCAGCGCGGCGATGGTTCGGGAAAATTACGAACGCATAAAACTGGAGGTGCAGGAAATTATTCAGGATCATTTGGCGACGGTGCAGGAGGAAATTAAAAATTCGATGGTGGATTTCGAGGTGTTGATACCGGCTGCGGCAGATCAAAAGGTCAGGAAGCATTTGTTTCAAATACTATATAAGATTAAAGAAACGGATGGTCTTACGCTGAAAGAATCCCTGCTTGCTTTTGATCTCGAAAAGGAAACAGCGGTGAAAGATTTGAAGTTGTTGAAGGATGCGGGTCTGCTTAAATTTAGCGGCGCGAATAAGACGGGTAAATATAAACTGACGGATAAAGGCGGGGCTTATGTGACTGCGAAACAGGATTTAACAAATCCTTAA
- a CDS encoding helix-turn-helix domain-containing protein → MTAVHNHIDSKQSLRRDQLITVGDLETFKTDLLTEIAGILKHTGGQTPKRWLKAAEVRKLLGLSPNTLKNLRNNGTLPYTQLGGVFYFDYNDLQKVFEELKTLPNGRK, encoded by the coding sequence ATGACAGCAGTACACAACCACATCGACAGCAAACAATCCCTTCGCCGCGACCAACTCATCACCGTAGGCGACCTGGAAACCTTTAAAACTGACCTGCTCACCGAAATAGCAGGTATCTTAAAACATACCGGCGGGCAAACACCTAAACGCTGGCTCAAAGCAGCAGAGGTCCGCAAATTACTCGGCTTATCTCCCAATACTTTAAAGAACCTTCGAAATAACGGTACGCTGCCCTACACCCAATTAGGCGGCGTGTTCTATTTCGATTATAACGACCTGCAAAAAGTATTTGAAGAACTCAAGACTTTACCAAATGGCCGCAAATAA
- a CDS encoding RNA polymerase sigma factor, translating into MAAVTHRLINEKELFAAFADGDEVAFRQIYHHYKKRIFPFVLKMTRSGDSTEEIVQEVFIQLWLSRVSFQNVQYPTSYIFNLASNKTLNYLKKVANDANLVKKAAYDRAEWSTNTEDTIAFNESLAMINSAVSELPSQRQLIYRLSREEGLSLEEIADRLDISRSTVKNQLGHALRSIRDFLERRASMFTLLLFLLNNKK; encoded by the coding sequence ATGGCGGCTGTCACCCATAGGCTCATTAATGAAAAAGAACTGTTCGCAGCTTTTGCGGATGGCGATGAGGTGGCGTTCCGGCAGATCTACCACCATTATAAAAAACGGATATTTCCTTTCGTTTTAAAAATGACACGCTCCGGGGATAGCACAGAGGAAATCGTACAGGAGGTTTTTATTCAACTGTGGTTAAGCCGGGTGTCTTTTCAAAATGTGCAATATCCTACGTCCTATATTTTTAACCTGGCGTCCAATAAAACGCTGAACTATTTAAAAAAGGTCGCTAATGATGCGAACCTGGTTAAAAAGGCTGCTTACGACCGTGCTGAGTGGTCCACCAACACTGAAGACACGATCGCGTTCAACGAAAGCCTGGCGATGATCAATTCGGCGGTAAGTGAGTTACCTTCCCAGCGCCAGCTAATCTACCGCTTAAGCCGCGAGGAAGGTCTGAGTTTGGAGGAGATTGCAGATCGGTTGGATATTTCCCGCAGTACCGTAAAAAATCAGTTGGGCCACGCGCTGCGTTCGATTCGTGATTTCCTGGAACGCCGGGCCAGTATGTTTACTTTATTGCTTTTTTTATTAAATAATAAAAAATAA
- a CDS encoding site-specific integrase → MNPKKSTFGLIFFTKKANENGECRIYSRITINGKSVDLSTKRIVNKILWNSAKGTARGTSKESLEVNDYLEQFRSGVVDAYQEAIIQQKPLTPENIRNTFLGQDEAAHTFQDLFNYHNEYEKQVLAKGTMKNYYTTQDYILQFLKKSKKPAGWDITQLSYKFIADFELFLRTFKKKDDPQPLNNNGVMKHLERFKKMINMAVTIEWLDKDPFVKHKLKFTSKERGYLTEEELAVVETKELKTDKLIYVRDLFLFGCYTGLSYIDAINLTANNLMIGIDKEHWLLTQRQKSSKPVKLPLLPLAAQIIARHRHDPRAISNGTIFRPISNQKLNDYLKDLARECGIDKNFSFHLARHTFATTVTLANGVPIETVSKMLGHTKISTTQIYAKVVERKVSDDMKILREKLNNKTQDDNGQIAINN, encoded by the coding sequence ATGAACCCCAAAAAAAGCACTTTTGGCCTTATTTTCTTCACGAAAAAAGCCAACGAAAACGGCGAATGCCGTATTTATTCCCGTATTACCATTAACGGTAAAAGCGTTGACCTGTCCACCAAACGGATAGTCAATAAGATCTTATGGAACTCCGCCAAAGGCACGGCCCGTGGCACCAGCAAGGAATCGCTCGAAGTCAACGATTATCTTGAACAGTTCCGCTCCGGTGTGGTAGATGCCTACCAGGAAGCGATCATACAACAAAAGCCACTCACCCCCGAAAACATCCGAAACACCTTTTTAGGCCAGGATGAAGCTGCCCATACTTTTCAGGATCTTTTTAATTACCACAACGAATATGAAAAACAAGTGCTAGCCAAAGGCACCATGAAAAATTATTACACCACTCAGGACTACATTCTTCAATTCCTGAAAAAAAGTAAAAAGCCTGCCGGATGGGACATCACCCAGCTCTCGTATAAATTCATCGCCGATTTTGAATTATTCCTACGCACCTTTAAAAAGAAGGACGATCCGCAGCCGCTTAACAATAACGGGGTAATGAAGCATTTGGAACGTTTTAAGAAAATGATCAATATGGCCGTTACCATTGAATGGTTAGACAAAGACCCCTTCGTTAAACATAAACTCAAATTCACTTCTAAAGAAAGGGGTTATCTGACCGAAGAAGAATTGGCTGTAGTTGAAACCAAAGAGCTTAAAACGGACAAACTAATATATGTCCGTGACCTTTTTTTGTTCGGGTGTTATACCGGGCTGTCCTACATTGATGCAATCAATCTGACCGCTAACAACTTAATGATTGGCATTGATAAAGAGCATTGGCTGCTCACTCAACGACAGAAGTCTTCTAAACCAGTTAAGTTACCGTTATTGCCATTAGCTGCACAAATTATTGCCAGGCACAGGCACGATCCGCGCGCAATCAGTAATGGCACGATATTCAGACCAATTTCCAATCAGAAATTGAATGACTATCTAAAAGATTTAGCCCGTGAATGTGGTATTGATAAAAATTTCAGTTTCCATTTAGCAAGGCACACTTTTGCGACTACTGTAACACTCGCTAACGGGGTGCCGATAGAAACTGTCAGCAAAATGTTGGGCCATACCAAGATATCCACCACGCAGATTTACGCCAAAGTTGTCGAACGTAAAGTAAGCGACGATATGAAAATCCTACGCGAAAAGCTCAATAACAAAACACAGGACGACAACGGTCAAATCGCAATAAATAATTAA
- a CDS encoding toll/interleukin-1 receptor domain-containing protein — protein sequence MENTYTAGKFNLSGLRTHIATIAPKKIRKVRSTFFDPGTGFKSHHFKNYQFEGDFQGDLFHKCKFTHCKFENIWGFFLYFKNCEFIDCDFRNSRFSHNEFGWTLNSFFKCSFRNVEIDEGDIDNTIFQKCYLNNFSLIGESLFNVEFIDCEIENSQFQGIVYYHPGQALEEQARDVSFDECRISFCYFSNTDFRNSLFSDTTLYLCAFIDCVLANKTIIAQKTYLHPNYASLDFQTILKSDLLDPIILKNYFNIQAPDVKEKVKDISSEIHFKKIFISYSFKDKAFATILNGVLNKNGVKTFLWENDAPGGQYLEDIMRKNVHEHETILFIASESSLRSKACQFELSEGRRKQEETWSNVFFPIHIDHYLFEVLENQIRPIDKAKEYWENILELKRTNSKDFSAYANVDATNMEKFERAVQTDILQNIANKV from the coding sequence GTGGAGAATACCTATACAGCCGGAAAATTCAACCTGAGTGGGCTTAGAACCCATATTGCAACAATTGCGCCTAAAAAAATTAGAAAGGTAAGATCCACTTTCTTTGACCCGGGAACAGGGTTTAAATCACATCATTTTAAAAATTATCAATTTGAGGGAGATTTTCAAGGCGATCTTTTTCACAAGTGTAAATTTACCCACTGTAAGTTTGAAAATATATGGGGCTTTTTTTTATACTTTAAAAATTGTGAGTTTATCGATTGTGATTTTAGAAATTCCAGGTTTTCCCATAACGAATTTGGCTGGACATTAAATTCCTTTTTTAAGTGTTCGTTTAGGAATGTTGAAATTGATGAGGGGGATATCGATAACACAATTTTTCAGAAATGCTACTTAAATAATTTCAGTCTGATTGGTGAAAGTTTGTTTAACGTAGAGTTTATAGATTGCGAGATAGAAAATTCTCAATTCCAAGGAATAGTATATTATCATCCAGGTCAAGCTTTGGAAGAGCAAGCTCGCGATGTAAGCTTCGACGAATGTCGAATTTCATTTTGTTATTTTTCAAATACTGATTTTAGAAACAGTTTATTTAGTGATACCACACTTTATCTTTGTGCATTTATCGATTGCGTTTTGGCCAACAAAACCATAATAGCACAAAAAACATACCTTCACCCCAATTACGCTTCGCTGGATTTCCAAACCATATTAAAAAGCGATTTGCTCGACCCAATCATTCTAAAAAACTATTTCAATATTCAGGCACCCGATGTAAAGGAGAAAGTAAAAGATATATCTTCTGAAATTCATTTCAAGAAAATATTTATTTCATACAGTTTCAAAGACAAGGCCTTTGCCACGATACTTAATGGTGTACTAAATAAAAACGGCGTTAAAACTTTTCTGTGGGAAAATGATGCACCTGGGGGCCAATATCTTGAAGATATTATGAGGAAAAATGTGCACGAACATGAAACCATCCTCTTTATAGCTTCTGAATCTTCTCTCAGAAGCAAAGCGTGTCAATTCGAATTAAGCGAGGGACGAAGAAAGCAGGAAGAAACTTGGTCAAATGTATTTTTTCCTATTCATATTGATCATTATCTTTTCGAAGTTTTAGAAAACCAAATAAGGCCAATAGATAAGGCAAAAGAATACTGGGAAAATATTCTGGAACTTAAAAGGACCAATTCCAAAGATTTTAGCGCATACGCCAACGTTGATGCTACCAATATGGAAAAATTTGAGCGGGCTGTCCAAACTGACATACTTCAGAACATCGCCAATAAAGTTTAA
- a CDS encoding relaxase/mobilization nuclease domain-containing protein, whose amino-acid sequence MVGKISIGKSLIGVLNYNENKVKEGHAVCLDAVGYGREANELSFYEKLNRMQRLTALNPKAKTNALHISLNFDPSEKPNDDLLKTIAASYMDKIGFGDQPYLIYRHTDAGHDHIHIMTTNIKSDGSRIDMHNIGMNRSGPATRELEIEFGLVKAEEKKNQEPFVLKPLTPINYGKTETKRAISNTVNAVIRTYRFTSLPEYNAALRQFNVVADAGEKGSRMQENKGLLYYITDEKGNKKSVGIKASSIYGKPTISELEKQFVKNEESRKENQKAVKDKIDRVLADPGITTKEELIKALHRQQLYALLRTNEQGRLYGATFVDNEYKVVFNGSNLGKAYSANALNERFKEKESLKQSAPTRPPKQRHSFPKGSKQTIRLDKDWQEQIKLPKPPTLFKSLLETAPVQSGQFKPQRKKRRRKRYHL is encoded by the coding sequence ATGGTTGGCAAAATAAGCATCGGCAAAAGCCTCATCGGTGTGCTCAATTATAATGAGAACAAGGTCAAAGAAGGCCATGCTGTTTGCCTGGATGCTGTAGGATATGGACGTGAGGCTAACGAATTATCCTTTTATGAAAAGCTCAACAGGATGCAGCGTTTAACCGCTTTAAATCCCAAAGCAAAAACCAATGCGCTGCACATCTCCCTGAATTTTGACCCCTCAGAAAAGCCAAACGATGATTTATTAAAAACCATTGCTGCCAGCTATATGGATAAAATTGGTTTTGGTGATCAGCCTTATCTGATTTACCGGCACACGGATGCGGGTCATGACCATATTCATATTATGACTACGAATATTAAAAGTGACGGCAGCCGCATCGACATGCATAACATTGGCATGAACCGTTCCGGCCCGGCGACCCGGGAACTGGAAATTGAATTTGGGCTGGTTAAGGCAGAAGAAAAAAAGAACCAGGAGCCATTTGTATTGAAACCATTAACACCAATTAATTACGGCAAAACGGAAACTAAACGCGCGATTAGCAATACGGTAAACGCTGTTATTCGAACTTACCGGTTTACCAGCTTGCCGGAATATAACGCAGCATTAAGACAGTTTAATGTTGTGGCAGACGCCGGGGAAAAAGGCTCACGGATGCAGGAAAACAAAGGACTGCTTTACTATATCACCGACGAAAAGGGAAATAAAAAAAGTGTCGGCATCAAAGCCAGCAGCATTTATGGCAAACCAACCATTTCCGAACTCGAAAAACAATTTGTAAAAAATGAAGAAAGCCGGAAAGAAAACCAAAAGGCGGTTAAGGATAAAATTGACCGTGTGTTAGCGGACCCTGGAATTACCACTAAAGAAGAACTTATAAAAGCATTACACCGGCAGCAGCTATATGCGCTTTTACGGACGAATGAACAAGGCAGGCTATATGGCGCCACATTCGTGGACAACGAATACAAGGTGGTATTTAATGGCAGTAACTTAGGTAAAGCTTATAGTGCTAACGCTTTAAACGAACGTTTTAAAGAAAAAGAAAGCTTAAAACAGTCTGCACCAACAAGGCCGCCTAAACAACGTCACAGCTTCCCTAAAGGCAGCAAACAAACCATCAGGCTGGATAAAGACTGGCAGGAACAGATCAAACTGCCGAAACCACCAACATTATTTAAATCCCTATTAGAAACTGCGCCTGTTCAATCTGGCCAGTTCAAACCGCAGCGCAAAAAGCGCCGGAGGAAACGCTATCATTTATAA